Proteins found in one bacterium genomic segment:
- a CDS encoding MarR family transcriptional regulator has translation MLIGALLRVPAQAIQRRLIKGLNAAGFEELRVPHMAVLQYPGPDGVRPGILAERAGMSKQAMNQLLRSLEGLGYIVRADAPDEGRARIIRFTKRGRAAYSRINDILRDIEREWSAELGTERFAQLKELLFRVWESRLTR, from the coding sequence ATGCTCATCGGCGCATTGCTGCGTGTACCGGCGCAAGCGATCCAGCGCCGTCTCATCAAGGGGTTGAACGCAGCCGGTTTTGAGGAGCTACGCGTACCGCATATGGCGGTGCTGCAATATCCGGGCCCGGATGGGGTTCGCCCAGGCATTCTCGCCGAGCGCGCGGGCATGAGCAAGCAGGCCATGAACCAGCTACTCCGAAGCCTCGAAGGCCTGGGCTATATCGTCCGGGCCGACGCACCCGACGAGGGCCGCGCGCGAATTATCCGCTTTACCAAACGCGGCCGCGCCGCATATTCAAGAATCAACGACATACTCCGCGACATCGAGCGCGAATGGAGCGCTGAACTTGGGACAGAGCGTTTCGCCCAGCTCAAAGAGCTGCTATTCCGCGTCTGGGAGAGCCGGTTGACCCGCTAG
- a CDS encoding cupin domain-containing protein, with protein MAQQTIDLHVNPSDETIRLGPLVVRFLVTGENSSGSVAAFELIVPGAQRLAAPAHSHDRYEETIYGIDGVLTWTVDRKHIDVGPGQALCIPRGAIHRFDNNGSQDVRALCVITPAALGPQYFREFAEVISAAAGGPPDRAKMAEIMRRHGLTPAPPQA; from the coding sequence ATGGCACAGCAGACTATCGACCTCCACGTCAATCCTTCTGACGAGACCATCCGTCTCGGGCCGCTTGTGGTGCGCTTCTTGGTCACCGGAGAGAATTCGAGTGGCAGCGTCGCGGCGTTTGAGCTCATCGTCCCGGGCGCGCAGCGCTTGGCGGCTCCGGCGCATAGCCACGACCGTTACGAAGAGACGATCTACGGCATCGACGGAGTGTTGACGTGGACCGTCGATAGAAAACACATCGATGTCGGGCCGGGGCAGGCACTGTGTATTCCGCGCGGCGCCATTCATCGGTTCGATAACAACGGCAGCCAGGACGTGAGGGCGCTCTGCGTGATCACGCCAGCCGCCCTAGGTCCGCAGTATTTCCGCGAGTTTGCCGAGGTGATTTCCGCGGCGGCCGGTGGTCCGCCAGACCGGGCAAAGATGGCGGAAATCATGCGCCGCCACGGCCTCACGCCGGCTCCGCCCCAGGCGTAG
- a CDS encoding IS5 family transposase (programmed frameshift): protein MTTRHRSKRRLRTIWRIPDDLWAQLKPLLPPEKSPGTNGRPVVPFRQVMDGILYVLRTGCQWKALPREYGSGSTCHRRFQAWVEAGIFERLWAKLLTRYDELRGIQWRWQSLDSAMVKAPLGGRKTGPNPTDRGKLGTKRHTLTDQRGTPLAVVVTGANCHDMKAATTTLDSVAVRRPRPTLEEPQHLCLDKGYDYPEIEAAVRKRQYTPHLRHRGECPPRRRRHPARRWVVERTGAWHNRFRKLLIRFEKRMENYRGLVHFACALIVYRLTVL from the exons ATGACGACGCGGCATCGGTCGAAGCGACGGTTACGAACGATCTGGCGCATCCCCGACGATCTCTGGGCCCAACTCAAGCCGCTCCTGCCGCCCGAAAAGTCACCCGGGACCAATGGGCGTCCGGTGGTCCCCTTCCGCCAAGTCATGGACGGCATCCTGTACGTGCTTCGCACGGGCTGCCAGTGGAAGGCGTTGCCCCGGGAGTATGGGTCCGGCTCCACGTGCCACCGCCGCTTCCAGGCGTGGGTCGAGGCCGGCATCTTCGAGCGGCTGTGGGCCAAGCTGCTGACCCGGTACGACGAGCTCCGAGGTATCCAGTGGCGCTGGCAATCGCTCGACAGCGCCATGGTCAAGGCGCCCTTGGGGGGGCGCA AAACAGGCCCCAACCCGACGGATCGCGGCAAGCTCGGCACGAAGCGGCACACCCTGACCGATCAACGCGGCACCCCGCTGGCCGTCGTCGTGACCGGTGCCAACTGCCACGACATGAAGGCGGCAACCACCACGTTGGACAGCGTCGCCGTCCGGCGCCCCCGACCGACGCTTGAGGAACCCCAGCACCTGTGTCTGGACAAAGGGTACGACTATCCGGAGATCGAGGCGGCGGTCCGGAAGCGGCAATATACGCCCCACCTCCGCCATCGTGGCGAATGCCCTCCGCGCCGTCGGCGGCATCCAGCACGCCGCTGGGTCGTTGAACGCACCGGTGCGTGGCACAACCGGTTTCGGAAACTTCTTATCCGCTTCGAGAAGCGGATGGAGAACTATCGCGGGCTGGTGCATTTCGCATGTGCCCTCATCGTCTACCGACTGACGGTCCTGTGA
- a CDS encoding Fur family transcriptional regulator, protein MSRDRLNGLLRRAGLRVTPQRVAVLETLATGRHLATCQSVWQRAQRRTAGLGLVTAYRILERMRDAGLVEQVDIRGAALFGLADRHHDHTICQRCGAIEATDRCLLDSLAGKRLRGTGFLVQGHRLDLLGVCRECQAG, encoded by the coding sequence TTGTCCCGCGATCGTCTCAACGGCCTCCTCCGCCGCGCCGGACTCCGCGTGACGCCGCAGCGCGTCGCCGTCCTCGAAACGCTGGCCACCGGACGCCATCTCGCCACCTGTCAGAGTGTCTGGCAGCGCGCGCAGCGGCGAACGGCCGGACTCGGCCTCGTCACGGCCTATCGCATCCTCGAACGCATGCGGGACGCGGGGCTCGTCGAGCAGGTCGACATTCGCGGCGCCGCCCTCTTCGGACTGGCGGACCGCCATCACGACCACACGATCTGCCAGCGCTGCGGGGCGATCGAAGCGACGGACCGGTGTCTCCTGGACTCCCTCGCCGGGAAGCGGCTGCGGGGCACCGGCTTCCTCGTGCAGGGCCATCGACTCGATCTCTTGGGGGTGTGCCGTGAATGCCAGGCGGGCTGA
- a CDS encoding zinc ABC transporter substrate-binding protein has product MGSRVLLLCVFTLVVVITGAGPGRGPSASGASTTLRVVAAENFWGSVAAQLAGGCAQTRSIITNPATDPHDYEPTPSDGKTLARAQYVIVNGAGYDAWAQKLLNANPVGGRRVLDVGKLVGVKEGANPHLWYNPAFVRRVIDQITSDLKQLDPADAAYFGRQHSAYLTQGLRQYDALRAQIRQTYAGTAVGSTESIFVSLGQDLGLKILTPPGFMNAISEGTEPAAADKAALDRQIETKQIKVLVFNTQNATPDVQALVEKAKGRGIAVSTITETLDPANLSFQAWQSQQLQRLAAALAGAHR; this is encoded by the coding sequence TTGGGATCGCGAGTGCTGCTCCTCTGCGTGTTCACCCTCGTGGTCGTGATCACCGGCGCCGGGCCCGGTCGCGGACCGAGCGCGTCCGGCGCGTCCACGACGCTCCGGGTCGTGGCGGCGGAGAACTTTTGGGGCAGCGTGGCCGCGCAGCTGGCCGGCGGCTGCGCGCAGACCCGGAGCATCATCACGAACCCCGCAACCGACCCGCACGACTACGAACCCACGCCGAGCGACGGTAAGACGCTGGCGCGCGCGCAGTACGTAATCGTGAACGGAGCCGGGTACGACGCTTGGGCGCAGAAGCTTCTCAACGCGAACCCCGTTGGTGGTCGCCGGGTGCTCGACGTTGGCAAGTTGGTCGGCGTCAAGGAGGGGGCCAACCCGCATCTCTGGTACAATCCGGCGTTCGTGCGGCGGGTGATCGATCAGATCACCTCCGACCTCAAGCAACTCGATCCCGCCGACGCCGCGTACTTCGGCCGCCAGCACTCGGCGTATCTGACGCAGGGACTGCGGCAGTACGACGCGCTCCGCGCCCAAATCAGACAGACGTATGCCGGGACGGCGGTGGGGTCAACCGAGAGCATCTTCGTGTCCCTGGGGCAGGACCTCGGCCTCAAGATCCTCACGCCGCCGGGCTTCATGAATGCGATCAGCGAGGGAACCGAGCCGGCGGCGGCCGATAAAGCCGCGCTCGACCGGCAGATCGAGACGAAACAGATCAAAGTCCTCGTCTTCAACACTCAGAACGCGACTCCCGACGTGCAGGCGCTCGTCGAGAAAGCGAAGGGACGCGGAATTGCCGTGAGCACGATCACCGAAACCCTCGACCCCGCCAACCTCAGCTTCCAGGCTTGGCAGTCGCAGCAACTGCAGCGGCTCGCCGCCGCGCTCGCCGGGGCGCATCGCTGA
- a CDS encoding metal ABC transporter ATP-binding protein — MPRTRVQAAVEPSVTGAAAPDAPVVKMTDASVRLGGREIWSHVSFRVNPGEFVAILGPNGGGKSTLLKVILGLVPLAAGSLEVAGRRAAAGRGVGYLPQRRMFDPSLRIRARDVAQLGLDGARWGVPLPWQAGWSSGRRAEERRLDETLELVGARGYADRPIGELSGGEQQRVLIARALVHRPALLLLDEPLESLDLRNQQAISGLARRICQDHGVTVMMVAHDVNPIVGDLDRVLYLAGGGAAVGPPEAIISTETLTRLYGVPIEVMRARDGRLVVVGTPESVSYHAGH; from the coding sequence ATGCCGCGAACACGCGTGCAGGCCGCGGTCGAGCCGTCCGTGACCGGTGCGGCGGCGCCGGACGCTCCGGTTGTCAAGATGACCGACGCGTCGGTGCGGCTGGGCGGCCGCGAGATCTGGAGCCACGTGAGCTTCCGGGTCAATCCCGGGGAGTTTGTCGCGATTCTGGGTCCGAACGGCGGCGGCAAGTCGACGCTGCTGAAAGTGATCCTCGGGCTCGTTCCGCTCGCCGCGGGCTCGCTCGAGGTTGCCGGCCGGCGCGCCGCCGCCGGCCGTGGGGTCGGTTATCTCCCACAGCGCCGCATGTTCGACCCATCGCTCCGCATCCGTGCCCGCGACGTTGCCCAGCTCGGCCTGGACGGTGCCCGGTGGGGTGTGCCGCTGCCATGGCAGGCGGGCTGGTCGTCGGGGCGGCGCGCCGAGGAACGCCGCCTCGATGAAACCCTGGAGCTCGTTGGAGCACGCGGCTACGCGGACCGTCCGATCGGGGAGCTCTCGGGCGGCGAGCAGCAGCGGGTGCTGATCGCCCGCGCGCTGGTCCATCGCCCCGCGTTGTTGTTGCTCGATGAACCGCTCGAGAGCCTCGACCTCCGCAACCAGCAGGCGATCTCCGGCCTGGCGAGGCGGATCTGCCAGGATCACGGGGTAACTGTGATGATGGTCGCTCACGACGTCAACCCGATCGTGGGTGATCTGGACCGGGTGCTCTACCTCGCCGGGGGGGGCGCGGCAGTCGGACCGCCGGAGGCCATCATCAGCACGGAAACCCTCACCCGCCTCTACGGCGTGCCGATCGAGGTCATGCGCGCGCGCGATGGGCGGCTCGTCGTTGTGGGAACGCCCGAGTCGGTCTCTTACCATGCCGGCCACTGA